In a genomic window of Athene noctua chromosome 24, bAthNoc1.hap1.1, whole genome shotgun sequence:
- the LOC141969776 gene encoding LOW QUALITY PROTEIN: electroneutral sodium bicarbonate exchanger 1-like (The sequence of the model RefSeq protein was modified relative to this genomic sequence to represent the inferred CDS: substituted 1 base at 1 genomic stop codon) — protein MASSVLGMLQPGLSSSSGSESQAKSRLQSRLRPTADEVTMATGRLTPKLVTDVRMNPSGGYNMSLLEELQGCVWRRRHAEASWTCVEAGVDDGWEDVRELYTPSPNSYLLLIAIQRHDEEAMIDRGRVSNIVNIHYEREDLEGHRTLPVGVWMPLVRQSHRRHRPHSQKHRKREREKDSSPTEPGYHYTPSQRVQFILGTKEDKQHVPHDLFTELDEICTKEGEGAEWKETARWLKFEEDVEDGGERWSKPYVGTVSLQSLFALRSYILSGTVLLDICANSIEEIADTILCQQEQSTEFDKHVRAKVREVLMKKHHHQENKGNKLFDTVHFFPAESKKPLDRHVLDKTAQTLTPLPSATAAEAKNGVNQETGTMGLSKAELRFLKKIPAGAEVSNVLVGELDFLQQPIVAFVRLTPAVLLSGMTEVPIRTRFLFVLLGPEGKGHQYHEIGRSMATLMTDEVFHDVAYKAQNRDDLVAGIDEFLDQVTVLPPGEWDPSIRIEPPKNVPSQQKRKMPGAPDDSASHSKPEKHSGHELERTGRLFGGLIRDVKRKAPWFLSDFRDGLRLQCLASFLFLYCACMSPVITFGGLLGEATDGHISAMESLLGASMTGVVFSLFAGQPLTILGSTGPVLVFEKILYKFCKEHALSYLSLRACIGLWTAFFSIALVATDASSLVCYITRFTEEVFASLICLIFIYEALEKLSHLWEIYPVHMHSKLDLLTTYYCKCEAPAHPSNETLRFWESNNITVSGIAWENLTVTECRYLHGEFQGPACGHNGPYAPNVLFWCCILFFSTFALSSFLKKFKTSRYFSTRVRSTVSDFAVFLTIVIMVLMDFALGIPSPKLHVPHMFKPTRDDRGWFINPIGPNPWWTVLAALIPALLCTILIFMDQQITAVIVNRKEHRLKKGCGYHLDLLIVAVMLGVCSVMGLPWFVAATVLSLTHVSSLKVESKCSAPGEQPQFLGIREQRVTGLMIFVLMGCSVFFTSLLKFIPMPVLYGVFLYMGVSSLGGIQFFDRLKLFWMPAKHQPDFLYLRHVPLRKVHLFTMIQLICLILLWAIKVSRAAVIFPVMDLALIFVRKMMDFCFSKRELSFLDDLMPKSKVLDSAKNEAEGEEEPQKMLEAAATKSVQLKLGKTSDSATPKQSSDRXSPTQSQDPQQD, from the exons ATGGCGTCGTCGGTCTTGGGGATGCTGCAgccggggctgagcagctcctcgggcagcgagagccaggccaagtcacggCTTCAGTCCAGGCTCCGCCCCACAGCTGATGAGGTCACAATGGCCACA GGTCGACTGACCCCAAAACTGGTGACCGACGTGAGGATGAACCCGAGTGGGGGCTACAACATGTCCCTTCTGGAAGAGTTACAG GGCTGCGTCTGGAGGAGGAGGCACGCAGAGGCCTCGTGGACTTGCGTGGAGGCAGGGGTGGATGATGGGTGGGAGGATGTAAGGGAGCTCTACACACCCAGCCCCAACTCATACCTTCTTCTCATTGCCATCCAGAGACACGACGAGGAGGCAATGATTGACCGGGGAAGAGTGAGCAACATTGTCAATATTCACTATGAGAGGGAGGATTTGGAAG gccACCGGACCCTGCCTGTGGGCGTGTGGATGCCGCTGGTGAGGCAGAGCCACCGGCGTCACCGACCCCACAGCCAGAAGCATCGGAAACGGGAGCGGGAGAAGGACTCTTCCCCGACGGAGCCAGGCTACCACT ACACCCCGTCCCAGCGGGTGCAGTTCATCCTGGGGACCAAGGAGGACAAGCAGCACGTCCCCCATGACTTGTTCACCGAGCTGGACGAGATCTGCACGAAAGAGGGTGAGGGTGCCGAGTGGAAGGAAACAGCAAG GTGGCTGAAGTTTGAGGAGGACGTGGAGGATGGCGGCGAGCGCTGGAGCAAGCCCTACGTGGGCACAGTGTCCTTGCAGAGCCTCTTTGCACTGAGGAGCTACATCCTCAGCGGCACAGTGCTGCTGGACATTTGTGCCAACAGCATCGAAGAGATCGCAG ACACAATCCTGTGCCAGCAAGAACAGTCCACAGAGTTTGACAAGCACGTGCGGGCAAAGGTTCGAGAAGTTCTGATGAAGAAGCATCACCATCAGGAGAACAAAGGAAACAAGCTTTTTGACACTGTCCACTTCTTTCCTGCTGAGAGCAAGAAGCCACTAGACCGGCATGTCCTCGACAAGACAG CCCAAACACTCACCCCTCTTCCTtctgccacagctgcagaagCTAAAAATGGGGTGAACCAAGAGACCGGCACAATGGGTTTAAGCAAG GCGGAGCTGCGCTTCCTGAAGAAAATTCCTGCTGGCGCTGAAGTGTCCAACGTGCTCGTAGGAGAGCTGGATTTCCTTCAGCAGCCCATCGTGGCATTTGTCCGCCTGACCCCGGCTGTCCTCCTCTCCGGCATGACAGAAGTTCCCATCCGGACAAG gttcctgtttgttttgctcGGACCAGAAGGAAAAGGCCATCAGTACCATGAGATCGGCAGGTCCATGGCTACGCTCATGACGGATGAG GTTTTCCACGATGTGGCTTATAAAGCCCAGAACCGGGATGACCTCGTGGCCGGCATCGACGAGTTCCTGGATCAGGTCACGGTCTTGCCACCAGGAGAGTGGGATCCGTCGATCCGAATCGAGCCCCCGAAGAACGTCCCTTCGCAG caaaaaaggAAGATGCCAGGAGCTCCCGATGACAGTGCTTCTCACAGCAAGCCGGAGAAACACAGCGGTCATGAACTGGAGCGAACGGGAAG GCTCTTTGGAGGCTTGATCCGGGATGTGAAGAGGAAAGCCCCGTGGTTCTTGAGCGACTTTCGGGACGGACTGAGGCTGCAGTGTCTGgcgtccttcctcttcctctactGTGCCTGCATGTCCCCCGTCATCACCttcggggggctgctgggggaggcgACCGACGGCCACATC AGTGCCATGGAGTCGCTGCTGGGCGCATCCATGACCGGCGTGGTGTTTTCCCTCTTTGCCGGCCAACCCCTCACCATCCTCGGCAGCACCGGACCCGTCCTTGTCTTTGAGAAGATCCTCTACAAATTCTGCAA GGAACACGCGCTCTCCTATCTCTCTCTGCGGGCGTGCATCGGGCTGTGGACCGCCTTCTTCTCCATAGCGCTGGTGGCCACCGATGCCAGCTCTCTGGTGTGCTACATCACCCGCTTCACTGAAGAAGTCTTCGCCTCCCTCATCTGCCTCATCTTCATCTACGAGGCTCTGGAGAAGCTGAGTCACCTGTGGGAGATCTACCCTGTGCACATGCACAGCAAGCTCGACTTGCTCACCACCTACTA CTGTAAGTGTGAGGCACCGGCCCATCCCAGCAATGAAACCCTGCGCTTCTGGGAGAGCAACAACATCACTGTGTCTGGCATCGCCTGGGAAAACCTCACGGTGACT GAATGTCGGTACTTGCATGGAGAGTTTCAAGGACCTGCCTGTGGACACAACGGCCCCTACGCACCCAATGTCCTCTTCTGGTGCTGCATCCTCTTCTTCTCCACCTTTGCGCTGTCAAGCTTCTTGAAGAAGTTTAAAACCAGCCGTTACTTCTCAACCAGA GTACGGTCCACAGTAAGTGACTTTGCTGTTTTCCTCACCATCGTCATCATGGTGCTCATGGACTTTGCGCTTGGGATCCCATCCCCGAAGCTCCACGTCCCCCATATGTTCAAG CCTACCAGAGACGACCGCGGGTGGTTCATCAACCCCATTGGACCCAACCCTTGGTGGACGGTGTTGGCTGcgctcatcccagctctgctctgcaccatcTTGATCTTCATGGACCAGCAGATCACTGCTGTTATTGTGAACAGGAAGGAGCACAGGCTGAAG AAAGGATGCGGGTACCACCTGGACCTTCTCATCGTGGCCGTGATGCTCGGGGTCTGCTCCGTGATGGGGCTGCCCTGGTTTGTGGCTGCGACCGTCCTGTCCCTCACCCACGTGAGCAGCCTCAAAGTAGAGTCCAAGTGCTCAGCTCCAGGAGAACAACCCCAGTTTCTGGGAATACGAGAGCAGAGAGTCACTGGCTTGATGATCTTTGTGCTCATGGGCTGCTCCGTCTTCTTCACGTCTCTGTTAAAG TTTATACCAATGCCGGTGCTTTATGGCGTCTTTCTCTACATGGGCGTGTCGTCGCTCGGAGGCATTCAG ttctttgaCCGCCTGAAGCTGTTCTGGATGCCGGCGAAACACCAGCCGGATTTCCTCTACCTGCGGCACGTCCCCTTGAGAAAGGTGCATCTCTTCACCATGATCCAGCTGATCTGCCTCATCCTGCTCTGGGCCATCAAGGTGTCCCGTGCCGCCGTCATCTTCCCCGTGATG GATTTGGCTCTCATTTTTGTCCGGAAGATGATGGATTTCTGCTTCTCGAAGCGAGAACTCAGTTTTCTGGATGACCTTATGCCAAAAAGCAAGGTGTTGGACAGTGCCAAGAATGAAGCCGAAGGAGAAGAG GAGCCCCAGAAGATGTTGGAAGCTGCTGCTACAAAGTCAGTTCAGCTGAAACTGGGGAAGACCAGCGACTCAGCTACCCCaaagcagagcagtgacaggTAAAGCCCCACCCAGAGCCAGGACCCGCAGCAAGATTAG